From the genome of Metallibacterium scheffleri:
GGACCGCTGGCGCGCTTCTTCGGCGTGATCGGCGACGCGCGCAGCTACACCGCGTTGTTCTACATGCTGCTGGCGCTGGCCACCGGCATTTTCTACTTCACCTGGGTGGTGGCCGGGCTGAGCCTGTCGGCGGGCCTCGCGGTGTTGATCATCGGCATCCCCTTCATCATTCTGTTTTTCGCCAGCACGCGTCTGCTGGCGCTGGTCGAGGGGCGTCTGGTCGAAGTGATGCTGGGCGTGCGCATGCCGCGGCGGCCGGCCTCGGCGGTGCGCGAATTGCCGCTGCTCAGGCGCATCGGCGCCATGTTCACCGACCCGCGCACCTGGGGCACGCTGTTCTACATGCTGCTGATGTTGCCGCTGGGCATCATTTATTTCACCGTGGTGGTCACCGGCATGACGCTGAGTCTGGTGCTCGTCGTAGCGCCGGTCGCGCAACTGTTCGGTTTCGCGCCGACGACGGTCAACGATGTGGCGTACTTCTGGCCGCTGTGGACGCTGCCGTTTTCCATGCTGGGCGGCGTGCTGCTGTTCTTCGTCATGCTGCACCTCGCCCGCGGCGTGGGCTGGATGCACGGGCATGTGGCCAAGCATCTGCTGGTGACGACGGCGGGATATTGATGCGGCCGCGGCGCGTGACTCCCGACGCATGCGCGCGGCGTCGGCCCGCCAGCGCGTGTGTCACGGATGCGCCGGCAAACTGGCCAGCAGCGCGGACACGCCACCCCAGGCGATCTGCGCGCCGATGCACAGCAGGATGAAGGAGATCAATTGCTGCACGCCGTTGAAGGCGCTGCGCGGCAGCATGCGGCCCAGCTTGGGCGCATAGCGGTAGCAGACATACACCAGCGCGGCCAGCAGCGCCGCGGCCAGCAGGATGCCGGCGTGCGCCAGCAGCGTCGCTTGCCAACCCGGGCGCGTGGCCTGCGCCGACAGGGTGAGTACGACCACGATGGTGCCCGGGCCCACCGTCAGCGGAAAGGTGTAGGGGTAGAACGCGCGCTCCAGCACCGCTTCCTCGTCGCTGGCGCCGGGCGTGGGCGCGGCTTCCTTGCCGCCGGAGCTGAGCATCTTCCAGCCCATCGCCGCCAGCGTCAGTCCGCCGCCGACCTGCACCACCGGCAGCGAAATGCCGAAGAAGCGCAGGATCGTCTGGCCCAGCACCTCGGTGACCACGATGAAGACCATCATCATGATGGTCACGCGCAGCGCCAGGCGCTTGAACACCGGCGCCGGTGCCTCGCCGACCATGCCGAGGATGATCAGCGCGGTACCCACCGGATTGATGACCGGCAGCAGCGCGGCAAACGCCAGCGGCAGCGTGGCCAGATTGTGCGCGATGTGATCCATCACATCAGCGCGGCACGCGCCAGCGCCACGAATACCAGCACCAGCAGCGCGATCTGCATCAGCGCGCCCAGCGCGAACGCCGGCCCGCGCCTGTTGGCATCGCGCAGATAGGCGGCCAGATACCACGCGCGCGCCAGCAGCCAGATCGCGCCGAACACACTGGCCAGCAGCGGCTGCCCCAGCCACGCCGCCAGCGCCAGCGTGGGCAGGAACATCAGCGCGGCTTCCTGGGTGTTCATCTGTGCGCGAAACGCGCGCTCGAAATCTGGATGCCCGGTGGTGGCCGGTGCCTTGATCCCGTACAGGCCGCGCGCGCGACCGACGAGAATGCTGGACACCAGCAGCAGCAGCACGGTGAGCGCGGCGATCAGGGCGGGAAGCAGCATGGCGTGGTCATCCGGCGGCAAGGTGCGCGCAGCATAGCCGGCCTGCCGTGCCTCGCGCCGCCGTGACGCGCATCACCGCGTGCGCGGGAACCGCGGGCAGCGGCCGCGGTCTCAATCCGGGACGCGGGACTCGTTGGTGTCATCCTGAGCGCAGCGAAGGATCTCGGCACGCCCCCACTATCTCGACATGACCAGCACGCAGCCAGCGGGAGAACTGCATGTTCGGAATGACCACCGCAGCCTTGATGTGGAGCATGGTGTTCGGCTCCATCGGCACCGGTTATTTCATCTACGGCAAACGCCAGGGCGAGGCCTTGTGGCTGATCGCCGGGCTGCTGCTGGGCGGGGTGATGTTCTTCGTCTACAGCTCCGGCTGGATCATCGTGGCCGGCCTGCTGCTGACGCTGCTGCCGTGGATCTGGCGGCGCTTCACCTGAGGAACCTCCGCACAAGCGGGTTCGATACGGAATCGCGTACCTCAGCGCGCGCGCTTGCACACCAGGCGCATGCCTAAATCGGGATTTTGGGCGTACAGAATCTGCACCAGCTCCCAGCCCTCGCGTCCGGCGGCATTCAGCGCGGCTTGCAGTGCATCGTCGGTGACGCCGCCGATGAAGGCGGGCTTGAGCTGGATCACCTGGTATTCGAAACGAATGTCATCGGCGGTCATGTTGGCGTTCTCGATGTGGAAGAAGTGACCCGCGCGCATGGCTCACGCCGGCGGCTTGCGCTTGCCCTGCGGCAGCCGTCCGGACTGACGCAGCGCCTCGCGCAACACGTATTCGATTTGCGCGTTGAGGCTGCGCAATTCGTCGTTGGACCAGCGCTGCATGGCGTTCAGCACCTCGGCGTTGATGCGCAGCGGGTAGGCTTTCTTAGCGTCGCTCATGCGGGTCGGCGGTGGACGCGGGATAGCGTTTGGCGTAGCGCGGCACGCCCAGGATCAATGCCAGCACGATGACGGTGGCTGGAACCGCCGTGGCCAAGCCCAGCCATGTCGTCGCGGTCCTGGCATCGAGGGCCAGCCACGCGGCGCATGCCAGCATCTGCAGGCCCAGCAGATACAGCAGGGTGCCCACGAACACGCCCGCCTTCAGCTGGCCTTGCGCGGAAACACGCGACCAATCGACCAGACCGTGCACCATGCCGATCGGGCCACGCCGGTTCGCCAGATAGCCGAACAGAAACAGCGGCACGCTGACGATCGCCAGCGGCAAGGCCCGCACAACATCTTGCGCATCCAGCATGGCGTACTCCTCGGGTCCGCGGATCAACCGTTGTACAGCGTGCCGGTGTTGACCACCGGCTGCGTGGCGCGATCGCCGCACAGCACCACCAGCAGGTTGGCGACGATGGCCGCCTTGCGCTCCGGGTCCAGCTCCACCACGCCGTCGGCTTCGAGACGCTTGAGCGCCATCTGCGCCATGCCCACCGCGCCCTCGACGATGCGCTCGCGCGCGGCGACGATGGCGTTGGCCTGCTGCCGCTGCAGCATCACCTGGGCGATCTCGGGCGCGTAGGCGAGGTGGCTGATGCGCGCCTCGATCACTTTCAGGCCTGCCTTGTTCAGGCGCTCCTGGATCTGGTCGCGCAGATGCGCGTTGACTTCCTCGCCGTGGCTGCGCAGCGAGGGTCGCTCATCGTGCGAGTCGTAGGCATAGTTCTGCGACATCTGGCGCAGCGCCGATTCGGTCTGGATCTTGAGGAAGCTCTCGTAGTCCTGCACCTCGAACACCGCCTCGTAGGACTCCACCACTTGCCAAACCACCACCGCGGCGATCTCGATCGGGTTGCCGTCGGCGTCGTTGACCTTGAGCTTGTCCGAGTCGAAGTTGCGCACGCGCAGGCTCAGCGTGCGCTTGGAATACAGCGGATTGGTCCAGCGCAGCCCGGCGTCGCGCACGCTGCCGGCATAGCGCCCGAACAGTTGCAGCACGCGCGCCTCGTTCGGCTGCACCTGGAAAAATCCGCCGAGCAGGAACAGCCACAGCGCACCCAGCACGATCGGGGCTATGGCCGCGGCGGGATCGCCCGCGACCAGTGTGGCCACGATCCACCACAGCAGCAGCAGGCCGAGGATCAGCAGCACGACCAGCGTGGCGATGCCCGGCAGCGAAAACCCCTTGCGTTCGTTCATGGCGAGTTCCTCGTGTCCGGCTAATTGATATCACGATGATATCGTTTGTGCAAATTGGCGGACCCGGATGCAGGCGCAGGTTGGCAGCCGGTCGAGCACTCAGGCACGCACCGCCCATCACGCCCGTGTCGAGGCTCGAGCCATCGCCAACGTGGCTTCCGCGTCAATGCCGCGCCGGCAAATCCACGTGCAGCAGCGGCGCCTTGCGGCCCTCGCTGGAAACGGTGAAACCCTTGCCGTCGGCGTCGAAGGCCAGTGCTTCGGGCTGGCGCAGGCGTGGCAGCGGGATGAAGACGGGGACACCGGCGAAAGCCTGCTGCCAATCCTGCGCGGGTGCACGGCGATACCAGTAGGCACCTTGCGTGGTCAGCAGCAACGCCTGGCGCGCGGCGCGATCGAAATCCAGCGCGGTGACGCGGCCGGCGCGCACGCAGGGTTTCGCGGCCACGTGGCAGGCCGCGCCCAGACGCAATGTGCCGCTGGCTTGCGCGATGACCATGTCTTGCGCGCGCAGCGGCAGCCGGTACAGCGTCGGGTCGCCGTCGGTTTTTTCCACCATCCAGAACTGCGCGCGGGCCGCGTCGGCGCCCAGCGCCTCGATGTCGCGCGCGCCATCGGGCAGGCGCACGCGCAGCGTCCATGCGGGACTCAGCACGAGACCATCGCTGCCGCGCCGCGGCGCGGGCTCGTGCACCACGACGATCTCCAGCGTGCCGCGCCAGCGCAGGTTGTCACCGCTGTCGGCGATGGCCAGATAGGGCTGGCCGCGCAGGGTGAACGCGGCGATGTCTTCCCAGTCGAAGGCGGCAGCGTCGCGGAGGCCGACCCGCGCCAGCACCTGGCCGGCGCGGTCCAGCGCGAACAGCTCGGCCGGATTGCCGGAGTCGTTGTGCGCCCAGTAGCGTGCCGGATCGCTGGGTGAGACCACCAGACCGGACAGCTCGCGCAGGCGCGCATCGTCCACTGCGCCTTGCGGCTGCGTGCGCGCCAAAGCAGCGCCGGGCGCGGCCAGCGCGAAAGACACGGCAATCGCGAGCGTGCGGAAAAGTCGTGTGACAAGCATGCCGGCATTGTGCCAGCGCCCGCGCGCGCGCCTTTATAATGGCGCGGCAACGCACGCCCCCACTCCGTCACTGCAACATCCCACGCCAAGGAACCCGCATGCGCGCATTCGGCACGCCGCTCACCGCCACCGCGCGCCGCGTGCTGCTGCTGGGCGCGGGCGAGCTGGGCAAGGAACTGGTGATCGAGCTGCAGCGCTACGCCTGCGAAGTGATCGCCGTCGATCGTTACGCGCACGCGCCGGCGATGCAGGTGGCGCATCGTAGCCACGTCATCGACATGCTCGATGGTGCCGCGCTCCGGCATGTCATCGAAGCGGAGCAGCCCGAGCTGATCGTGCCCGAGATCGAGGCCATCCACACGCCGACCCTGCAGCAACTGGAAGCCGAGGGTTACACCGTGATCCCCACCGCGCGCGCCACGCGCCTGACCATGGACCGCGAGGGCATCCGCCGCCTCGCCGCCGAGGAGTTGCGCCTGCCGACCTCGCCGTACCGCTTCTGCGGCACGCGCGCCGAGTTCGACGCTGCGCTGGTGGCGCTGGGTTATCCCTGCGTGGTCAAGCCGGTGATGAGTTCCTCCGGCAAGGGCCAGAGCGTGTTGCGCGGCGCCGCCGATGCCGACCACGCCTGGGACTACGCGCAGCGCGGCGGGCGTGCGGGGCAGGGGCGGGTGATCGTCGAGGGCTTCGTCGATTTCGATTTCGAGATCACCCTGCTCAGCGTGCGCCACGCCGGCGGTGTGCTGTTCTGCGAACCCATCGGTCACCGCCAGGAAGACGGCGACTACCGCGAATCATGGCAACCGCAGGGCATGAGCATCGAGGCGCTGGGCGCCGCGCACGAACAGGCCGGCGCGATCACCGCCGCGCTGGGCGGCAGCGGCGTGTTCGGCGTGGAATTTTTCGTGCGCGGCGAGGACGTGATCTTCTCCGAGGTCAGCCCGCGTCCGCACGACACCGGCCTGGTCACGCTGATCTCGCAGGATCTGTCCGAGTTCGCGCTGCACGCGCGCGCGATTCTGGGATTGCCGATCCCGGCGCTGCGCCAGTTCGGCCCCGCGGCCTCGTGCGCGGTGCTGGCCGAGGGCGACGGGCGCGCGCCGCGCTATCTGGGCGTGGACGCCGCGCTGCGCGAACCCGACACGCAGGTGCGCATCTTCGGCAAGCCCGAGGTCAGGGGCCGCCGGCGCATGGCGGTGACGCTGGCGCGTGGCGCCGACATCGACAGCGCGCGCGCCAAGGCACGTGCCGCCGCCGCCGCGCTGCGCGTGGAGTGCAGCGCGCCGCTGGCGTGAGGCGATCGCGCTGGCGCGGATGCGCGCTGCGGCGGTGTCATGTCGATGCCACCAGGTGCCTGCTAAGGTCGGCGCGAAAGCGGAAGGAGCACGGCATGCACGCGATGGGTCGGATGGCGTTGTCGGGGCGGGCATCGCGCGCGGCGTGCGCGCCGCGCATGCCATGAACGCGGTGGATCAAACCGTGCATCCGCCGCGCCGTGCGTTGTGGGGCTGGGCTTCCTACTACGTCGGCAACCACGCCTTCACCACGGCGGTGATCTCGGTGTTCTTTCCGCTGTTCTTCAAGGAGGTCTGGAGCAGCGGCGTCTCGGTGGAACTGAGCACGCTGCGCCTGGGCATCGCCAATTCGGCCGCCAGTCTGCTGGTGGCGGTGACCGCGCCGCTGCTGGGCGCGATCGCCGATCGCGGCGGTCATGGCAAGGGTTTCATGCTGATCGCCGCCGGCCTCGGCGTGGCGCTGATGCTGGCACTGGCGGCGGTACCGGCCGGTGCCTGGGCGTGGGCGGCGGTGGCTTACGTGCTGGCCAGCGCCGGCAATTTCTGGGGCAACGTGTTCGGCGATGCCATGGTGCTGCGCGTGGGCACGCCGGGGCGCATCGAGCGCACCTCGGCGATCGGTTATCTCGCCGGTTATGCCGGCGGTGGCGCGTATCTGGCCATCGCCGTGGCGCTGAGCCTGCGCCCGCACTGGTTCGGCCTGCCCGATGCCGGCGCCGCGGTGCGCTGGATCTTCGCGCTGGGCGCGCTGTGGTGGGCGGCGTTCACGCTGCCGCTGATGTTGTGGGTGCCGGCCGCGCGCAGCGCCGAGTCGCGCCTGCCGCTGCGCCGCGCGCTGCGCGAGGGCGTGATGCAGTTCTTCGCCACCGTGCGCCATGTGCGCGCCTACCGGCCGATCGCGCTGTTCCTGGTCGCGTACTGGCTGTACATCGATGGCGTCAACACCGTCATCCTGATGGCGGTGGATTACGGCAAGGCCATCGGCCTCGGTAACGGACCGCTGATCCTGGCGGTGCTGATGGTGCAGGTCATCGGCATCCCGGCGGCACTGCTGTTCGGGCGCCTGGGCGAGCGCATCGGACCCCGGCGCGGCATCCTGATCGGCCTCGGCGTGTACGTGGCGGCCAGCGCGTTCGCCGCGGGCATGCGCCACGCCTGGCAATTCTTCGTGCTGGCCGCGGCGGTGGGCATGGTGCAGGGCGGCGTGCAGTTGCTGTCGCGTGCCTACTTCGCGCGGCTGGTGCCGCAGGATCGCGCCGGCGAGTTCTTCGG
Proteins encoded in this window:
- a CDS encoding sensor domain-containing protein, whose protein sequence is MTTPQTIADYLQQLRAALKGADPAMIQDALFDAEEHLRSELAEHPEESEAAMLARVAGSYGAPEEVAEIYRDTEVKVQRALRAPRPRAGRGPLARFFGVIGDARSYTALFYMLLALATGIFYFTWVVAGLSLSAGLAVLIIGIPFIILFFASTRLLALVEGRLVEVMLGVRMPRRPASAVRELPLLRRIGAMFTDPRTWGTLFYMLLMLPLGIIYFTVVVTGMTLSLVLVVAPVAQLFGFAPTTVNDVAYFWPLWTLPFSMLGGVLLFFVMLHLARGVGWMHGHVAKHLLVTTAGY
- a CDS encoding MarC family protein, with the protein product MDHIAHNLATLPLAFAALLPVINPVGTALIILGMVGEAPAPVFKRLALRVTIMMMVFIVVTEVLGQTILRFFGISLPVVQVGGGLTLAAMGWKMLSSGGKEAAPTPGASDEEAVLERAFYPYTFPLTVGPGTIVVVLTLSAQATRPGWQATLLAHAGILLAAALLAALVYVCYRYAPKLGRMLPRSAFNGVQQLISFILLCIGAQIAWGGVSALLASLPAHP
- a CDS encoding MAPEG family protein; its protein translation is MLLPALIAALTVLLLLVSSILVGRARGLYGIKAPATTGHPDFERAFRAQMNTQEAALMFLPTLALAAWLGQPLLASVFGAIWLLARAWYLAAYLRDANRRGPAFALGALMQIALLVLVFVALARAALM
- a CDS encoding DUF4177 domain-containing protein, with the protein product MRAGHFFHIENANMTADDIRFEYQVIQLKPAFIGGVTDDALQAALNAAGREGWELVQILYAQNPDLGMRLVCKRAR
- a CDS encoding Arc family DNA binding domain-containing protein, with product MSDAKKAYPLRINAEVLNAMQRWSNDELRSLNAQIEYVLREALRQSGRLPQGKRKPPA
- a CDS encoding SPFH domain-containing protein; amino-acid sequence: MNERKGFSLPGIATLVVLLILGLLLLWWIVATLVAGDPAAAIAPIVLGALWLFLLGGFFQVQPNEARVLQLFGRYAGSVRDAGLRWTNPLYSKRTLSLRVRNFDSDKLKVNDADGNPIEIAAVVVWQVVESYEAVFEVQDYESFLKIQTESALRQMSQNYAYDSHDERPSLRSHGEEVNAHLRDQIQERLNKAGLKVIEARISHLAYAPEIAQVMLQRQQANAIVAARERIVEGAVGMAQMALKRLEADGVVELDPERKAAIVANLLVVLCGDRATQPVVNTGTLYNG
- the purT gene encoding formate-dependent phosphoribosylglycinamide formyltransferase; the protein is MRAFGTPLTATARRVLLLGAGELGKELVIELQRYACEVIAVDRYAHAPAMQVAHRSHVIDMLDGAALRHVIEAEQPELIVPEIEAIHTPTLQQLEAEGYTVIPTARATRLTMDREGIRRLAAEELRLPTSPYRFCGTRAEFDAALVALGYPCVVKPVMSSSGKGQSVLRGAADADHAWDYAQRGGRAGQGRVIVEGFVDFDFEITLLSVRHAGGVLFCEPIGHRQEDGDYRESWQPQGMSIEALGAAHEQAGAITAALGGSGVFGVEFFVRGEDVIFSEVSPRPHDTGLVTLISQDLSEFALHARAILGLPIPALRQFGPAASCAVLAEGDGRAPRYLGVDAALREPDTQVRIFGKPEVRGRRRMAVTLARGADIDSARAKARAAAAALRVECSAPLA
- a CDS encoding MFS transporter, which encodes MNAVDQTVHPPRRALWGWASYYVGNHAFTTAVISVFFPLFFKEVWSSGVSVELSTLRLGIANSAASLLVAVTAPLLGAIADRGGHGKGFMLIAAGLGVALMLALAAVPAGAWAWAAVAYVLASAGNFWGNVFGDAMVLRVGTPGRIERTSAIGYLAGYAGGGAYLAIAVALSLRPHWFGLPDAGAAVRWIFALGALWWAAFTLPLMLWVPAARSAESRLPLRRALREGVMQFFATVRHVRAYRPIALFLVAYWLYIDGVNTVILMAVDYGKAIGLGNGPLILAVLMVQVIGIPAALLFGRLGERIGPRRGILIGLGVYVAASAFAAGMRHAWQFFVLAAAVGMVQGGVQLLSRAYFARLVPQDRAGEFFGFYNMLGEFAAILGPLLIGLTSYLTHDPRASILSVIVLFAVGGGLLLRVPAVRAQA